ATTAAAAGTTTAGAAGATGATATTGCTTTGTCACTTTCGGCATTAGGAATTCGTATTATTGCTCCAATTCCTGGAAAAGGAACGATTGGTATTGAGGTTCCGAACAAGAATCCTACAATGGTTTCGATGAAAAGTGTGATTGGTTCTGCCAAATTTCAAGAAGCTGAAATGGAACTTCCTATTGCTTTAGGGAAAACCATTTCGAACGAAACATTTGTAGTTGATTTAGCAAAAATGCCTCACTTACTGATGGCGGGTGCTACCGGACAAGGAAAATCTGTTGGATTGAATGCAGTAATTACTTCGTTGCTTTATAAAAAACACCCTGCAGAAATTAAATTTGTCATGGTCGATCCTAAAAAAGTCGAACTAACACTTTTTAATAAAATTGAAAGACATTATTTAGCCAAACTTCCAGATACTGATGATGCAATTATTACTGATAATGCAAAAGTGGTTAATACCTTGAATTCTCTTTGTGTTGAAATGGACAATCGTTATAATCTTCTAAAAGATGCGATGGTTAGAAATATCAAAGAATACAATGAAAAATTCAAGTCTAGAAAATTAAATCCTGAAAATGGACACCGCTTTTTGCCTTATATCGTTTTGGTTGTTGATGAGTTTGCCGATTTGATTATGACTGCTGGAAAAGAAGTTGAAATGCCTATTGCCCGTTTGGCTCAGTTGGCTCGTGCTATTGGTATTCACTTAATTATTGCAACACAAAGACCATCGGTGAATGTAATTACTGGTTTAATAAAAGCTAACTTCCCTGCTAGAATTGCTTTTAGAGTATCATCAAAAATTGATTCAAGAACTATCTTAGATACACAAGGAGCAGATCAATTAATTGGTCGTGGAGATTTACTATACTCTAATGGGAATGATGTTGTAAGGGTACAATGTGCCTTTGTAGATACTCCAGAGGTTGAAAAAATTGTAGATTTTATTGGCTCACAAAAAGCGTACGCAACTGCTTATTTACTCCCTGAATTTGTTGGAGAAGATGGCGGTCCAAGCTTAGAAATGGATATTTCAGAAAGAGATACTTTATTTAGAGAAGCTGCTGAAGTTATCGTAAACGCTCAACAAGGTTCGGCATCATTATTGCAACGAAAACTAAAATTGGGTTACAACAGAGCTGGTAGATTAATTGACCAACTAGAAGCTGCAGGAATTGTAGGTCCTTTTGAAGGTAGTAAAGCCAGAAGTGTAAACATTCAGGATTTGACTGGATTAGAACAGTTTTTTAATAACGAGAATTAGATTGTAATGTTCAGTTTGCAGCATTAAGACCGCAATATTGTCATCCCGAGGAACGAGGGATCTCCGCAATACAATTCCTCAATATTGAATTTATAAAAGCAAATATTTTTGAATTAGATTGTCGAGCCACTTGTGAAGATATCTCCTTCGTCGATATGACAAAGATTGGGTGATGTGGTTTGTGTGGAAGACAGAATTTTAAAATAGAATGCAGAGAATGAAATTTAGCTTTTTTTTAATGCTTTTAACTTTTTAGCTCTTTACTTTTGCACCAAATTTCTTATTACTCGGTTTGCGTGAGGGATAGAAGCTAGCTACCGAAGTAGCGCGGATAGCCCGACTCTATTTAGGGAAGGGGCTAATGACCGCAAACATAAATAAGCCCCTTTCCTAAATAGAGTCACGCCCTAATAATTACGGAACACAATAAAATAATTTGCAGACAACAAAACACAGAACAAATGATACTACAAAAGAAAATAGGAATGAAAACAATTTTGGCACTTACAATGGTCTTTTTTATTGGATTAACAACTCAGGCACAAGATACAAAAGCAAAGGCCTTATTAGACAAAGTAACTGCCAAAGTAAAAAGTTACGATAACATTACCATTGATTTTAAATATTCATTAAATAATGCTAAAGAGAATATCAATCAGGATAGTAAAGGAACTGTTGTTATGAAAGGCAATCAATATGTTTTGAATTTCATGGGAATTACTAAGCTTTTTGATGGAAAAAAAACATATACTATTGTTCCCGAAGATGAAGAAATTACTGTTTCTACACTAAATGAAAAAGATGAAACTACCATTACTCCTTCAAAAATGTTGACTTTTTTTAATAAAGGCTATAAATTTTCGATGGATATTGTTCAAAATGTTAACGGTAAAAAAATACAATACATTAAACTGGTTTCTACCAATCCAAAAGATCAAAGAAAAGAGATTTTAGTAGGTGTTGATTCTAAAACCAACAACCTCTACAATGTAATTGAAATTGGTAAAAAAGGAACAAAAACTACCTTAACAGTGAATTCTTTTAAAACAAACCAAGCATTACCAAAAAATCAATTTACCTTTGCGGCAAGTAAATATCCTAACTATACCATCAATAAATTAGACTAATTATTTAGTGAAAATTCTAGACAAATATTTATTAAAAACATTTCTAGGTACATTTGCTACGGTATTTGTAATCCTCTTTTTTGTATTCATACTTCAAACAGTTTGGTTATTTATTGCCGATTTAGCTGGTAAAGACCTAGACTTCATGATGGTCGTTAAATTTTTGGCTTTTGCGATGCCACGAATTATACCTTTAGTATTGCCTCTTTCTATATTACTGGCTTCAATAATGTCTTTTGGAAATTTATCTGAGCATTATGAGTTTGCTGCGATGAAATCATCTGGTATTTCATTGCAAAGAGCCATGAGAAGCTTGACTATTGCCATTACTATATTGAGTATTATTGCCTTTTTCTTTGCAAACAATGTAATTCCTTATGCTGAATTTAAGTTCATCAATTTCAGAAAAAACATTGCACAAGCCAAACCTGCTCTTGCTATTACCGAAGGACAATTCAGCGATGTTGGAATGTATAATATTAAGGTCAATAAAAAGTCAGGAAAAAACGGAAATCATCTTACTGGCATTACGATTCATCAAAAATCTCAAAATGGTGATGGCAGCAAAACTGTAATCCGTGCTACAGATGGAGAATTAGTTAGTAACGAAGGAACCAATCTTCTTCAATTAGTTTTGAATGATGGTAATTACTATCAAGATATCGTACCCAAAAAGTATGAGGAGAGAGGAAAATTACCATTTGCAAAAAGTTCGTTTAAAAAATACCGCATTAACATAGATTTATCTCAAATGAATAAAGTAGATACCAAAGACGAATCGGTATCAAACAATAACATGCTAAATGTTAGTGATTTAAAATACACTTTAGATTCATTGACTAAAAATAGAGATGCAGAAATTATTGCTTTTTCAGAAAATAGCGGTACCAGGATACAAACTTTAAACAATAATAGTCCTCCTGTTCAAACCCAAAAAAAACCATTGTTAAAAAATTTATTATCGGTTTACAATAACGAACAAAAAAGTAAAATCTTAAATGCAGCTAGTAGTAGTACTCAAAGCAATTTGTATTCTATTGATGCTACAAAAACAGAACTAGACAATAAAAAGAAAAACATAAACGTCCATATTTTATCTTTAAATGATAAGTTTGTCATTGTATATGCTTGTTTCTTAATGTTTTTTATTGGTGCTCCTTTGGGTGCTATTATTCGAAAGGGAGGCATTGGTTTGCCAATCGTATTTGCTGTATTGATCTTTATTTCCTTTCACTTTATCAATACTTTTGGCAAAAGAATTTCGCAAGAAGATGGCTTAGCTCCTTTTCTTGGTTCCTGGATGTCATCAATAATCTTAACCCCACTAGCACTTTTACTAACCTATCGTGCCACAAATGATATTGGTTTAATCAATTTAGACGTACTCTTTACGCCTATCCAAAAAGCATTTCAAAAAGTGTATCAAAAAATAATTCCATCTCAAAATAAAGAATAAAATGTCTGCCACAAAAATACAACTCAACACTATAGAAGAAGCTATCGAAGACATTCGTCAAGGTAAAGTAATAATTGTTGTTGATGATGAAGATCGCGAAAATGAAGGTGATTTTTTGGCTGCTGCCGATAAAATAACTCCTGAAATGATCAACTTTATGGCCACACATGGTCGTGGATTAATATGTGCGCCATTAACCGAAAGCCGATGCAAGGAACTTGACTTACGTGCCATGGTTAGCAACAATACCGATCATATGGAAACTGCTTTTACGGTTTCTGTTGATTTAAAAGGAAATGGAGTTACCACAGGAATTTCTGCTGCTGACAGAGCTAAGACTGTTTTATCATTAGTCGATCCAAATACCAAACCACACGATTTAGCGCGTCCTGGACACATTTTTCCCTTAGTTGCCAAACAAGGTGGTGTTTTAAGAAGAACAGGACATACAGAAGCTGCTATTGATTTTGCAAGATTAGCTGGTTTTAAATCGGCCGGGGTTATTTGCGAAATTTTAAATGAGGATGGAACAATGGCCCGTTTACCACAATTGGTTGTTGTAGCGAAAAAGTTCAATTTAAAATTAGTTTCAATTGAAGATTTGGTTGCCTACAGAATGCAACATGACAGTCTGATTGTTAAAAAAGAAGATTTTGATATCGAAACCCGTTTTGGAACTTTCCGACTAAGAGCTTACGAACAAACAACCAACAAACAAATTCATATTGCTTTAACGAAAGGAACATGGAATCTTGGAGAAGCTATATTAACCCGTATTCATTCCTCGCAGGTAAATAATGATTTATTAGGCACTTTAACCAATAACGTGGACCAACAACTGGATGATATGTTTAAAATCATCAATGAAGACGGAAAAGGTGCTGTAATCTTTATTAATCAGGATATGACGGCTGTGAATTTGCTTAATCGAATCTCCGAATTGAAAGCATTACAATCGAATGGTACAATGAAAGCTCCAAAAGTAGTTATTGATACCAAAGATTATGGAATTGGAGCTCAAATTCTTCATGATATTGATATTTCAAAAATTAGATTAGTGTCTAATACACAACAAACAAAACGTGTTGGGATGATTGGTTATGGTCTTGAAATTACAGAATATGTAACGTATTAGTCCGTTTTTTAAAACAGGCAAAACAAAACAACGCGCTAACCCACACAAAACAAAACACTTAAGCTTGTTGTAAAAAACAGTTGTTTTTTTTATTAAAAAATGTTTTGTGATCTAGAAAAACTCACTATATTTGCACTCGCAATCACAAAATGATGGCGACATACTGGAGAAATGGCAGAGCGGTCGAATGCGGCAGTCTTGAAAACTGTTGACTGTAACAGGTCCGGGGGTTCGAATCCCTCTTTCTCCGCAAAAGGAAACCGATTAGGAAACTAATCGGTTTTTTTGTTTTTATGCCTTCTGAATCTGACACTTCCTCTCCTACTTTTGTATTTAATCTTCTTTTTTATTTTCATACACTCTTCATACAGTATCCATGCCTTTGAGTAGGCTTTGCTGTGCACCCTGTCCCGTCCTGAAATAATTGAATTTGACTTTTAGTTTTTTAGCTCACTTGACTTTTATTTTGATTGGTGTTAGCTGAATCTTCGATTTCACAACCTTAAAATTAATAGTTTTTTTTAAAAGGATTGTTTTATTAAGATTGTCGAGCTACTTGATGAGATTCCTCCTTCGTCGGAATGACAAGATTGGGGGAATGATGATGAGCAGTGATTATTGATAGTGCGGTTGCTTCGTTCTTCGCAATGACAAGATTGGGTGATATTGCTGCTTTATATGGATTGTGGAGTTGCTTGTGGAGGTTCTTCCTTCGTCAGAATGACAAGATTGGGGGAATGATGATGAGTAGTGATTATTGATAGCGTGGTTGCTTTGCCACGTACCTCGCAACTCCCCGCAATGACAAGATTAAAAACATGACATTAAAATATACTGGCCAGTAGCAGGACTGAAGAACGAAAACCTGTAAAAAAGAGTAGATCACATTTAAATAATTTTAATTTTAGTAATTATGAAAACAAATCTTTTAAAAATGTTTGCGCTGCCGTTAGCTGCGTTTGCATTAGCGAGTGCGGGTACCGCAAGTACCAATGAGTCCGGCAAAAGTAAAATGGCTTCACCGATTACTGCCTACATTCATAGTCCTTTGGAAAGCAGTTGCGCTAAAGTAACTGTTGAGTGTAACCCTACATCGGGTCAGACTTGTTTGAGTTCATCAAACTTTGAGGCTTTCGGTAAAGACAATGAGGGTAATCGTAATGTACAATTGCACCGTAATTAATTCTTATTTCATTTAAGAGGATAATGCAGTTTCCAGTAAAGAAACTGCATTATTTTTCTTCTAATCAAAGGTAGTGCCTTTCGAAATCCACTCTTCATCCGTTTTATCCTTTAAAAAATAGTCAAACCACTGCTGTACCCGATTGGTCAGATCGACTTGATTTTCTGTATTTGAAATTGAATGCCCTTCATCGGGATATGCCAGAAATATATTTTGCAGTCTTAACCGCTGCAAAGCAAGATAAAAGGCTTCGCTCTTATGTATTGGAACAATGCGGTCCTTTTTTCCCGACCAGAGCAATAACGGAGTTTTTATATTTTCGGCATGCAGGATTGGCGAGTTTCGTAAATAGCCTTCTTTGTCCGCATACAGCGATTTACCCATTCTCCACTACTGGCTCTCAAACCGCCACATATCAGACTTTATATTGCCATTCTGCCCCAGATTAAAATAAAATGCTATAGGGTCACTGATTCCTGCACCTGAAACCGCCGCCGCAAACACTTTATTCGGAATTGTATACTAAAATTTATAAAATAGCTGAAGACAGAAATGATACAGAAGCTTTAGAAACATTAAAAACTATTGGAAAACCACCTTATAGCAGAGCAAAAAGTGTTGGTTTATTATTTAAAGTTCTAAAAAAATATGAAAGAGCGAATTCCACACCTGCTCCTAGTAGTTGGTTTGTACTTTCTCCTGATTATGACAACAATATAGACGGAGACGATTATTCCTTTGTGAATTATGTTGGTGATGATAAAATGGGAATTCAATCCATGATTTCAACCATTAACTTAATGAGAAACAATTTAGATTTTAGTGAAATCAACTTTTTTATTCATATATTCGTTTAGCCGAAAATATTTTCCAGGTTAGAGGATTGATTTACAATAACTAGACAAGAACAATCCCTTTCTAAAAACAGGTGCCAAACGATCTATATCGTCCTACCCCAATGCCTCTAATCAAAAGACATTCTACACACCACAGGAAAGAGCTACCCCCAAAACATCAGAACTGATCATAACAAACTAGACAACGATTTTTTGGTTATAGAAGGATTTTACCAATATACTTGTCAAAAACAGGAACAAGTACGCTCTCTAATTATTGATTAATACACTTTACCAAGTAAATCATAAGTCAAATTAAAAATTTCCAACAATCCAGTGTTGATCACATCAACTAGTTTTCAATAAGTTAAAACCCTTACTCCTTTAAAAGTTTTATTTTTTTAATTAATAAAAGCTTCTATATGCACTAAATATTTTTTTATCTAGAAAAAGCTACTATATTTGCACTCGCAATCACAAAATGATGTGACATACTGGAGAAATGGCAGAGCGGTCGAATGCGGCAGTCTTGAAAACTGTTGACTGTAACAGGTCCGGGGGTTCGAATCCCTCTTTCTCCGCGAGCTGAAAAGCAAAAAGAGCTAAAACGCTGTAAAACTTATGTTTTACGGCGTTTTTTCATTAGTGGCTATACCAATAAAGTTCATAAAATGGTATTCTATCAGTGACCCATTTTTTTAAAGAGTAAATAGGTCACTAAAAAGCGCTGAAACACTTGTACAATAAGGGGTTCACGTTTTGAACATCTTGTTTCAAGTGATTTTAAAGGATAATTTTATAAACCTAAAGTCACCACATTATGAACAAAACATTCAACTTACTTTTCTTTGTTAAGAAAGGAAAAATCAAAGCTGATGGCACAGCTCCAATCTATTTAAGAATTACAATAGATGGAGTTCCAAAAGAAATTTCTGCAAAAAGAACAATCCAACCAGAGCGATGGGATAACAAACTTCAAAAAGTAATTGGTTCTAGTATAGAAATAAAATCATTAAATGCGTATCTTAAGACATTAGAGCAACAAGTTTACGAAGCACATCATCAAGTTTTAAAAGACAAAGAACAAGCAACCTCATCTATATTAAAAGCAAAACTACAAGGAACAGATGAAAAACAAAGAATGCTCGTTCCTATCTTCCAGGACCATAACAATAAAATAAAAGAACTTATTGGTAAAGAATACGCTGCAGGAACATTAGAGCGTTACACCACTTCTTTAAATCACACTATTGAGTTTATGCAATGGAAGTACAATATTTCTGATATTGATATTACCAAAATAGATCACGCATTTATTACTGATTATGAATTTTGGTTGAGAAGTGTTCGTAATTGTGCCAA
The Flavobacterium sp. 5 DNA segment above includes these coding regions:
- a CDS encoding DNA translocase FtsK, encoding MAKSTKKETLDKKNESGSKDLKSWQLTKQHKIVLGALLVLFSIALLVAFVSFFIYGQIDQSAVSELTDRKEIVQNWLGKFGAYLADLIIYRGFGIASFLFVRLFFLSGMYLVLDLSIKKLKGTWFWDLFAIIIISVLFGFFATSVPELGGTIGYELNLFIQDFIGKTGTLLVLVFGLIIYLIFKIQISPEKVQSFFESTKKEINDDMAIRPIVVSSNDPSYNLEEFAVEEPVEEVDEELLDNIHLKTTGSQFEINKEALKPTISSSSEINLEPTLKPLPMDILPKAEPVKEEAFVIEKAVEEDLIEDNLASRLVSDFGLFDPTLDLSNYKYPTIDLLKEYSTGGITINQEELEENKNKIVETLRNYKIEIAQIKATVGPSVTLYEIVPEAGIRISKIKSLEDDIALSLSALGIRIIAPIPGKGTIGIEVPNKNPTMVSMKSVIGSAKFQEAEMELPIALGKTISNETFVVDLAKMPHLLMAGATGQGKSVGLNAVITSLLYKKHPAEIKFVMVDPKKVELTLFNKIERHYLAKLPDTDDAIITDNAKVVNTLNSLCVEMDNRYNLLKDAMVRNIKEYNEKFKSRKLNPENGHRFLPYIVLVVDEFADLIMTAGKEVEMPIARLAQLARAIGIHLIIATQRPSVNVITGLIKANFPARIAFRVSSKIDSRTILDTQGADQLIGRGDLLYSNGNDVVRVQCAFVDTPEVEKIVDFIGSQKAYATAYLLPEFVGEDGGPSLEMDISERDTLFREAAEVIVNAQQGSASLLQRKLKLGYNRAGRLIDQLEAAGIVGPFEGSKARSVNIQDLTGLEQFFNNEN
- a CDS encoding outer membrane lipoprotein carrier protein LolA → MKTILALTMVFFIGLTTQAQDTKAKALLDKVTAKVKSYDNITIDFKYSLNNAKENINQDSKGTVVMKGNQYVLNFMGITKLFDGKKTYTIVPEDEEITVSTLNEKDETTITPSKMLTFFNKGYKFSMDIVQNVNGKKIQYIKLVSTNPKDQRKEILVGVDSKTNNLYNVIEIGKKGTKTTLTVNSFKTNQALPKNQFTFAASKYPNYTINKLD
- a CDS encoding LptF/LptG family permease, which translates into the protein MKILDKYLLKTFLGTFATVFVILFFVFILQTVWLFIADLAGKDLDFMMVVKFLAFAMPRIIPLVLPLSILLASIMSFGNLSEHYEFAAMKSSGISLQRAMRSLTIAITILSIIAFFFANNVIPYAEFKFINFRKNIAQAKPALAITEGQFSDVGMYNIKVNKKSGKNGNHLTGITIHQKSQNGDGSKTVIRATDGELVSNEGTNLLQLVLNDGNYYQDIVPKKYEERGKLPFAKSSFKKYRINIDLSQMNKVDTKDESVSNNNMLNVSDLKYTLDSLTKNRDAEIIAFSENSGTRIQTLNNNSPPVQTQKKPLLKNLLSVYNNEQKSKILNAASSSTQSNLYSIDATKTELDNKKKNINVHILSLNDKFVIVYACFLMFFIGAPLGAIIRKGGIGLPIVFAVLIFISFHFINTFGKRISQEDGLAPFLGSWMSSIILTPLALLLTYRATNDIGLINLDVLFTPIQKAFQKVYQKIIPSQNKE
- the ribB gene encoding 3,4-dihydroxy-2-butanone-4-phosphate synthase; the protein is MSATKIQLNTIEEAIEDIRQGKVIIVVDDEDRENEGDFLAAADKITPEMINFMATHGRGLICAPLTESRCKELDLRAMVSNNTDHMETAFTVSVDLKGNGVTTGISAADRAKTVLSLVDPNTKPHDLARPGHIFPLVAKQGGVLRRTGHTEAAIDFARLAGFKSAGVICEILNEDGTMARLPQLVVVAKKFNLKLVSIEDLVAYRMQHDSLIVKKEDFDIETRFGTFRLRAYEQTTNKQIHIALTKGTWNLGEAILTRIHSSQVNNDLLGTLTNNVDQQLDDMFKIINEDGKGAVIFINQDMTAVNLLNRISELKALQSNGTMKAPKVVIDTKDYGIGAQILHDIDISKIRLVSNTQQTKRVGMIGYGLEITEYVTY
- a CDS encoding S9 family peptidase; translated protein: MGKSLYADKEGYLRNSPILHAENIKTPLLLWSGKKDRIVPIHKSEAFYLALQRLRLQNIFLAYPDEGHSISNTENQVDLTNRVQQWFDYFLKDKTDEEWISKGTTFD